The Dehalogenimonas lykanthroporepellens BL-DC-9 genome includes a window with the following:
- a CDS encoding ribosomal protein L17 (KEGG: tte:TTE2262 ribosomal protein L17~TIGRFAM: ribosomal protein L17~PFAM: ribosomal protein L17), whose amino-acid sequence MRHAIRSKRFDRDSGQRQALFRGMVTDLLGYEKITTTESRAKEIRRIADKMVTLGKKGDLNARRQALAFIYDEKVVSKLFDELAGRYAERNGGYTRVIKLGPRQGDAAPMAVVELVK is encoded by the coding sequence ATGCGACACGCAATTAGAAGCAAGAGGTTTGATCGTGATTCCGGCCAGCGGCAGGCTTTGTTCCGCGGTATGGTTACCGACCTGCTCGGGTATGAAAAGATCACTACCACCGAATCCCGGGCGAAAGAAATCCGCCGGATTGCCGATAAAATGGTTACTCTGGGCAAGAAGGGTGACCTGAATGCCCGTCGGCAGGCGCTGGCTTTCATCTATGATGAAAAGGTGGTATCCAAGCTTTTTGATGAGCTGGCCGGACGTTACGCTGAACGCAACGGCGGCTACACCCGGGTAATCAAGCTCGGCCCGCGGCAGGGAGACGCCGCGCCGATGGCAGTAGTGGAGCTGGTAAAGTAG
- a CDS encoding DNA-directed RNA polymerase, alpha subunit (TIGRFAM: DNA-directed RNA polymerase, alpha subunit~PFAM: RNA polymerase insert; RNA polymerase dimerisation; RNA polymerase alpha subunit domain protein~KEGG: det:DET0502 DNA-directed RNA polymerase subunit alpha~SMART: RNA polymerase RpoA/D/Rpb3-type), which produces MTDIAQPVIETKESGASFAHFTVEPLEKGFGTTLGNALRRVLLSSLSGAAVAQVRIEGVQHEFSPLPGAKEDTMDFLLNLKNLHLKPLFGRPGRLILDVKGPREVTAADIEASSEYEIANPDLYLVTLDDAESHLYVEMEVEVGRGFVEATSADNVAIGTIPQDAIFNPVEKVNYEIEPVHMGQEMSYERLHLRIWTDGTLAPTDALAQSAAILVNHFQPFTAIGGSLPIIQEKKQEKLSIPDEKYNMPIEQLDLSVRSLNCLRHAGLNTVGELLSKGVDELMSLRNFGLKSLNELEERLQANGLSFNHQEEGVSDEEESTKPRRKTAEAATE; this is translated from the coding sequence GTGACAGATATTGCCCAGCCCGTTATTGAAACAAAAGAATCGGGGGCGTCTTTCGCCCATTTCACTGTGGAGCCGCTGGAAAAGGGTTTCGGTACCACTCTGGGCAATGCCCTGAGACGGGTGTTGCTCAGTTCGCTCAGCGGCGCCGCGGTGGCCCAGGTGCGCATCGAGGGTGTTCAGCACGAGTTTTCTCCTTTGCCCGGGGCTAAGGAAGACACCATGGATTTCCTGCTGAATCTCAAGAACCTGCATTTGAAACCGCTGTTTGGTCGTCCCGGTCGTCTGATACTGGACGTCAAGGGCCCCAGGGAGGTCACTGCGGCTGATATTGAAGCTTCCAGTGAATATGAAATTGCCAATCCGGATCTGTATCTGGTAACGCTGGACGATGCCGAATCACATCTCTATGTTGAGATGGAAGTCGAAGTCGGTCGTGGTTTCGTTGAAGCTACTTCGGCCGACAACGTCGCTATCGGCACCATCCCTCAGGACGCCATCTTCAATCCGGTTGAGAAGGTCAACTACGAAATCGAACCGGTTCACATGGGACAGGAAATGAGCTATGAGCGGCTCCATCTGAGAATCTGGACCGACGGCACCCTGGCGCCGACGGACGCACTGGCCCAGTCGGCGGCGATACTGGTTAACCACTTCCAGCCGTTCACCGCCATCGGAGGAAGTCTGCCCATAATACAGGAAAAGAAACAGGAAAAACTGTCCATTCCCGACGAAAAATACAATATGCCCATCGAACAGCTGGATTTGTCGGTTCGTTCTCTTAACTGTCTGCGCCACGCCGGCCTCAACACCGTTGGTGAATTGTTGAGCAAGGGTGTTGATGAACTGATGAGCCTTCGTAATTTTGGCCTCAAAAGCCTGAATGAACTTGAAGAACGTCTCCAGGCCAACGGGCTGTCTTTTAACCATCAGGAAGAGGGTGTTTCCGATGAGGAAGAATCAACCAAGCCCCGGCGTAAGACCGCCGAAGCGGCAACAGAATAA
- a CDS encoding ribosomal protein S4 (TIGRFAM: ribosomal protein S4~PFAM: RNA-binding S4 domain protein; ribosomal protein S4~KEGG: deg:DehalGT_0441 ribosomal protein S4~SMART: RNA-binding S4 domain protein), which translates to MARYYLAVCRQCRRSGEKLMLKGNKCLSKCTFDKRPKPPGPQLGRPRRLSDRGTQLREKQKIRYTYGVLERQFRRVFADAERLAGVTGDNFIVLLERRLDNVVYRLGLADSRAQARQLVRHGHITVNGRKLDIPSYLVKESDEITFREQSRKTGYYKRVVEVIETKVVPDWLSVDRKTLVCKVSSLPTPGDLEQKLDAQAAVEYYSR; encoded by the coding sequence ATGGCAAGATATTATTTAGCAGTTTGTCGGCAGTGCCGCCGTAGCGGCGAAAAACTGATGCTCAAGGGTAACAAGTGCCTTTCCAAGTGTACTTTTGACAAGCGGCCCAAGCCGCCCGGTCCCCAACTGGGCCGGCCCCGACGGTTGTCCGACCGTGGTACACAGTTACGCGAAAAGCAGAAAATTCGCTACACCTATGGCGTGCTGGAGCGGCAGTTTCGTCGCGTCTTCGCCGATGCCGAACGCCTGGCCGGGGTCACCGGTGACAATTTCATCGTTCTGCTGGAGCGCCGGTTGGATAATGTCGTTTATCGGCTCGGTCTGGCCGATTCCCGCGCTCAGGCGCGACAGCTGGTGCGACACGGTCATATTACGGTAAATGGTCGGAAACTGGATATTCCTTCATACCTGGTCAAAGAGTCAGATGAAATAACCTTCCGTGAGCAGAGTCGTAAAACCGGGTACTATAAGCGGGTGGTTGAGGTCATCGAAACCAAGGTTGTACCGGACTGGCTGTCCGTTGACCGCAAGACCCTGGTCTGCAAAGTGTCGTCTTTGCCGACTCCCGGCGACCTGGAACAGAAACTGGACGCTCAGGCGGCGGTGGAATACTATTCACGTTAG
- a CDS encoding 30S ribosomal protein S11 (KEGG: dev:DhcVS_442 ribosomal protein S11~TIGRFAM: 30S ribosomal protein S11~PFAM: ribosomal protein S11), protein MATKKRTGVKKKEKKNIPVGKAFIQATFNNTIITLTDLQGNALATTSAGNAGFKGSRKSTPYAAQMAAQNCVKKAMESGLRQVEVFVKGPGSGREAAIRQLQASGLVVTGIRDVTPIPHNGCRAPKRRRV, encoded by the coding sequence ATGGCGACCAAGAAACGCACGGGCGTCAAGAAAAAAGAAAAGAAGAATATACCGGTTGGCAAGGCTTTTATCCAGGCCACCTTCAACAACACCATCATCACGCTGACCGACCTGCAGGGAAACGCGCTGGCCACCACCAGTGCCGGCAACGCCGGCTTCAAGGGTTCGCGCAAGAGCACTCCCTACGCCGCTCAGATGGCGGCGCAGAACTGTGTCAAGAAAGCAATGGAAAGCGGATTGCGACAGGTTGAGGTGTTCGTTAAGGGCCCCGGTTCCGGGCGGGAAGCGGCTATTCGTCAGCTTCAGGCATCCGGGCTGGTGGTCACCGGTATCCGGGACGTGACGCCCATTCCGCACAACGGTTGCCGGGCTCCCAAGAGAAGGCGGGTATAG
- a CDS encoding 30S ribosomal protein S13 (KEGG: deg:DehalGT_0439 30S ribosomal protein S13~TIGRFAM: 30S ribosomal protein S13~PFAM: ribosomal protein S13): MARIAGVDIPRNKQVVYSLPYIYGIGPTLSARILDRLSIEKTTRVSDLTEEELNRLREVIDKEYRVEGDLRKEITLNVKRLTDIGSYRGQRHRRGLPVHGQRTKTNARTRRGPRKTVAGRGQKRGMAKK; the protein is encoded by the coding sequence ATGGCGCGTATTGCCGGCGTTGATATTCCCAGAAACAAACAGGTGGTATATTCACTGCCGTATATTTACGGTATCGGGCCGACTCTGTCTGCCCGCATACTGGATAGATTGAGCATTGAAAAAACCACCAGGGTCAGTGACCTGACCGAGGAAGAACTCAACAGACTGCGTGAGGTTATCGATAAGGAATACCGCGTGGAAGGTGACCTGCGCAAGGAAATAACCCTTAATGTCAAGCGCTTGACCGATATCGGCTCTTACCGGGGGCAAAGGCATCGCCGTGGTCTGCCGGTGCACGGCCAGCGCACCAAAACCAACGCGCGGACACGACGCGGCCCGCGCAAGACGGTTGCCGGACGCGGCCAGAAACGCGGCATGGCCAAGAAGTAA
- a CDS encoding ribosomal protein L36 (manually curated~TIGRFAM: ribosomal protein L36~KEGG: ttr:Tter_0739 ribosomal protein L36~PFAM: ribosomal protein L36), whose product MKVRASVKPRCEKCRIIRRKGVVRNICPNVKHKQRQG is encoded by the coding sequence GTGAAAGTCAGAGCTTCGGTTAAACCGAGATGCGAAAAATGCAGAATAATCAGACGCAAGGGCGTGGTACGGAATATTTGCCCTAACGTCAAACATAAACAGAGACAGGGTTAG
- a CDS encoding translation initiation factor IF-1 (KEGG: deg:DehalGT_0437 translation initiation factor IF-1~TIGRFAM: translation initiation factor IF-1~PFAM: S1 IF1 family protein), with protein sequence MPKKDAIEVEGTVLEALPNTTFRVELSNGHEVLAHISGKMRVHYIRILPGDRVLVALSPYDLTRGRVTYRFKS encoded by the coding sequence ATGCCCAAGAAAGATGCTATAGAGGTTGAAGGAACTGTACTGGAGGCGCTACCCAATACTACGTTCCGGGTAGAACTGTCCAACGGACACGAGGTGCTGGCGCATATATCAGGGAAAATGAGGGTGCATTATATCAGGATTCTGCCCGGCGACCGGGTACTGGTGGCTTTGTCACCTTATGACCTGACCCGCGGTCGGGTAACCTATCGGTTCAAGTCCTAA
- a CDS encoding methionine aminopeptidase, type I (TIGRFAM: methionine aminopeptidase, type I~KEGG: det:DET0496 methionine aminopeptidase, type I~PFAM: peptidase M24), whose protein sequence is MGIIIKSEREIASMRRAGRIVGTVLAELKDQLKPGMKTIDLDRQAESMIRALGGVPSFKGYRGFPGSLCVSVNEEIVHGIPGARVLKEGDIVSLDLGAVVEGFQGDAAITSGVGHISEAAAALIRDTQAALEAGIATARAGRRLGDVGAAIQQFAESRGYGVVREYSGHGIGREMHEDPSVPNVGRPGSGALLKKGMTLALEPMLNLGTWRTMVGPDAWTVFTGDGKLSAHFEHTIAINDGEAEVLTVAG, encoded by the coding sequence ATGGGTATAATTATTAAATCGGAACGTGAAATCGCCAGCATGCGCCGGGCCGGACGGATAGTCGGTACGGTGCTGGCGGAGTTGAAAGACCAATTGAAACCCGGTATGAAAACCATAGATCTGGATAGACAGGCCGAAAGCATGATTCGCGCCCTGGGCGGGGTTCCCTCGTTCAAGGGTTATCGTGGTTTCCCCGGCAGTCTATGCGTCTCGGTAAACGAAGAAATAGTACACGGCATTCCCGGCGCCCGGGTGCTGAAGGAAGGCGACATCGTATCGCTGGATCTGGGAGCCGTAGTTGAAGGCTTCCAGGGTGATGCCGCCATTACATCAGGTGTCGGTCATATTTCCGAGGCGGCGGCCGCGCTTATCAGAGATACCCAGGCGGCGCTGGAAGCCGGTATAGCCACGGCCAGGGCAGGTCGGCGACTGGGTGACGTTGGCGCCGCCATTCAGCAGTTTGCCGAATCGCGTGGATACGGTGTGGTTCGGGAATACTCCGGTCACGGTATCGGCCGGGAAATGCATGAGGATCCGTCAGTGCCCAATGTTGGCCGGCCCGGGAGCGGTGCTTTGCTGAAGAAGGGGATGACTCTGGCGCTGGAGCCGATGTTGAATCTCGGCACCTGGCGCACCATGGTTGGCCCTGATGCCTGGACGGTTTTCACCGGAGACGGTAAGCTGTCGGCTCATTTTGAGCATACCATAGCTATTAACGACGGCGAAGCGGAGGTGTTGACGGTAGCTGGCTAA
- a CDS encoding adenylate kinase (KEGG: det:DET0495 adenylate kinase~TIGRFAM: adenylate kinase~PFAM: adenylate kinase) codes for MYNVVFLGAPGAGKGTQAALVAEMGNLAHLASGDLFRKAIEKNDDLGRQVKSYLEQGQLVPDEVTVNMVLRRIGELESVKGVILDGFPRTLAQAEALSQALSAQGQQVDRAVYIEVPREELERRLSDRWVCRSCQATYAGADREASAACRKCGGELYQRPDDTPETVRNRLEVYFRETAPLIEYYFGLGVLRRVDGLGKVEDITSRITGELGLA; via the coding sequence ATGTATAATGTAGTTTTTCTGGGCGCTCCCGGCGCCGGTAAGGGTACACAGGCGGCACTAGTGGCTGAAATGGGCAATCTGGCTCATCTGGCTTCCGGCGACCTGTTTCGGAAAGCCATCGAAAAAAACGATGACCTTGGCCGGCAGGTGAAATCCTATCTGGAGCAGGGGCAACTGGTACCCGACGAGGTTACGGTGAATATGGTACTTCGCCGAATCGGCGAACTGGAAAGCGTAAAAGGGGTAATCCTTGATGGTTTTCCCCGTACCCTGGCCCAGGCCGAAGCGTTGAGTCAGGCTTTGAGCGCGCAGGGACAGCAGGTCGACCGGGCCGTGTATATTGAGGTGCCCAGGGAAGAGTTGGAAAGGCGCTTGTCTGACCGGTGGGTATGCCGGTCGTGTCAGGCCACTTACGCCGGCGCTGATCGTGAGGCTTCGGCCGCTTGCCGTAAATGCGGCGGTGAGCTGTATCAGCGGCCTGACGATACCCCGGAGACGGTCCGGAATAGGCTGGAAGTATATTTTCGGGAAACTGCGCCGCTTATCGAATACTACTTCGGTCTGGGCGTTCTGAGACGGGTGGACGGGCTTGGAAAAGTCGAAGACATCACCTCCCGTATCACAGGGGAACTGGGACTGGCCTGA
- a CDS encoding preprotein translocase, SecY subunit (KEGG: det:DET0494 preprotein translocase subunit SecY~TIGRFAM: preprotein translocase, SecY subunit~PFAM: SecY protein), with protein MAEKSSRPKLLQAMMDAFSLPDLRRRILITLGILVAFRFIAHVPMPGVDSQALSDLMGSNAVLGMLDIFSGGALRNFSLVALGVYPYITASIVMTLMTPVIPFLQRLSQEGESGRNRINMITHWITVPLAAMGGWGQLVLLQREGVVAASEPLVTAAIIVSLTAGTLFLVWLGEQITQYGIGNGVSIIIFAGIVAGLPELIGQGFLAQEQFLGLAVYALIALATTVLIVIFTEAHRRVPVQYAKTVIKSGRMYRQSGASHIPLRVNTAGMIPLTFASALIIFPGTVASYFAAPVGNDPNFANTIVNWFSPSAELPIGLFYWGMFFLLTVAFAFFYTMIVFQQQDLPGTLQKQGGFIPGIRPGKQTSTYLNGVIRNITWAGALFLATVAVMPFFAREITSIQTLQLSSFGMLIVVGVVLDTMKQLEAQLVMRRYEGFIK; from the coding sequence ATGGCCGAGAAATCGAGCCGCCCCAAACTACTGCAGGCGATGATGGATGCCTTCAGCCTGCCGGATCTCCGGCGGCGCATTCTGATTACTCTCGGTATTCTGGTGGCTTTCCGGTTCATCGCCCATGTACCAATGCCCGGCGTTGACTCTCAAGCCTTGAGCGACCTGATGGGGTCCAACGCTGTGCTGGGCATGCTTGATATCTTTTCCGGCGGTGCCCTGCGCAATTTCTCCCTGGTGGCGCTGGGTGTGTATCCTTATATCACCGCCAGCATCGTTATGACGCTGATGACTCCGGTAATCCCTTTTTTACAGCGGCTTTCTCAGGAAGGCGAAAGTGGACGCAATCGGATTAATATGATAACTCACTGGATTACGGTGCCGCTGGCAGCCATGGGCGGATGGGGTCAACTGGTTCTTCTTCAGCGCGAGGGGGTGGTGGCCGCCTCGGAACCGCTGGTCACCGCGGCTATAATCGTATCGCTTACCGCCGGCACGCTATTCCTGGTGTGGTTGGGTGAGCAGATTACCCAGTACGGTATCGGCAACGGCGTTTCCATCATAATATTCGCTGGTATCGTCGCCGGTTTGCCGGAACTCATCGGGCAGGGCTTCCTGGCTCAGGAACAGTTCCTTGGGCTGGCGGTTTACGCCCTGATAGCTTTGGCGACAACGGTTCTTATCGTCATATTCACCGAGGCGCATCGGCGGGTGCCTGTCCAGTACGCCAAAACGGTCATCAAAAGCGGCCGGATGTACCGGCAGAGTGGTGCTTCTCATATCCCCCTGCGCGTCAACACCGCGGGCATGATTCCGCTTACTTTCGCTTCAGCGCTGATCATTTTCCCCGGTACGGTAGCCAGCTATTTCGCCGCTCCTGTCGGCAATGATCCCAATTTCGCCAACACCATAGTCAACTGGTTCAGTCCCAGCGCCGAGCTTCCCATCGGGCTGTTCTACTGGGGTATGTTCTTCCTGCTGACAGTTGCCTTTGCTTTCTTCTATACTATGATTGTCTTCCAACAACAGGATTTGCCCGGTACCCTGCAGAAACAAGGCGGGTTCATACCCGGGATACGTCCCGGCAAACAGACTTCCACTTATCTTAACGGGGTTATCCGTAACATTACATGGGCCGGTGCCTTGTTCCTGGCTACTGTGGCGGTCATGCCGTTCTTCGCCCGGGAAATAACCTCTATTCAGACACTTCAGTTGTCCAGTTTCGGTATGTTGATCGTGGTTGGTGTGGTGCTAGACACCATGAAGCAGTTGGAAGCCCAGCTGGTAATGCGACGCTATGAAGGCTTTATCAAGTAA
- a CDS encoding ribosomal protein L15 (KEGG: deg:DehalGT_0433 ribosomal protein L15~TIGRFAM: ribosomal protein L15~PFAM: ribosomal protein L15) — protein sequence MKEHELFPSPGARKERKRIGRGDASGHGTYSGKGLKGQKARAGGGVRPGFEGGQNPLIKKLPQKRGFVNPFRVEYAVVNVGDLNSFEADTEITPELLAARNLIRNTKSPVKILADGEIDRALVVKANAFTVAARSKIETAGGKAEVI from the coding sequence ATGAAAGAACATGAATTGTTTCCTTCACCGGGCGCCCGCAAGGAACGCAAGCGTATCGGCCGCGGCGATGCCAGCGGTCATGGCACTTATTCCGGTAAAGGTTTGAAAGGCCAGAAGGCTCGCGCCGGTGGTGGTGTCCGCCCTGGTTTCGAAGGTGGGCAGAACCCCCTGATTAAGAAACTGCCGCAGAAGCGAGGTTTTGTCAATCCTTTCAGGGTCGAGTATGCCGTTGTTAACGTGGGCGACCTTAATTCATTTGAGGCCGACACCGAGATTACCCCGGAACTGCTGGCGGCCAGGAACCTGATAAGAAATACCAAGTCGCCGGTAAAGATACTGGCTGATGGCGAAATAGACCGGGCCCTGGTGGTCAAGGCCAACGCTTTCACCGTCGCCGCCAGAAGTAAGATCGAAACTGCCGGCGGCAAGGCAGAGGTAATCTGA
- a CDS encoding ribosomal protein L30 (KEGG: dev:DhcVS_434 ribosomal protein L30/L7E~TIGRFAM: ribosomal protein L30~PFAM: ribosomal protein L30), whose product MAKIAVTWVKSDIGYRADQKATIASLGLKRLRQTVVHQDSQSVRGMIQKVRHLVEVAEAE is encoded by the coding sequence ATGGCTAAGATCGCAGTTACCTGGGTTAAAAGCGATATCGGCTACCGGGCTGACCAGAAGGCGACAATCGCCTCCCTCGGTCTCAAAAGATTGCGCCAGACAGTGGTGCATCAGGACAGCCAATCCGTTCGGGGCATGATTCAGAAAGTCAGACATCTCGTCGAAGTGGCGGAGGCAGAATAA
- a CDS encoding ribosomal protein S5 (KEGG: deg:DehalGT_0431 ribosomal protein S5~TIGRFAM: ribosomal protein S5~PFAM: ribosomal protein S5 domain protein; Ribosomal protein S5) → MATKEVISKIDPEELVLNDKLIYINRVTKVVKGGKRMAFSALVVTGDGAGHVGVGLGKAKEVPVAIAKASATAKKNLIKVDMKGHTIHHEMRVRYGGAEVFIKPAAPGTGIIAGGSVRAVMETAGIKDVLTKSLGSANKTNVARATVEALSRVKDPRAGRARRHGETVQEVSNG, encoded by the coding sequence GTGGCTACTAAAGAAGTTATTTCAAAAATAGACCCGGAAGAACTGGTGCTGAATGATAAGCTCATTTACATCAACCGGGTAACCAAAGTGGTTAAGGGTGGTAAGCGCATGGCGTTTTCCGCCCTGGTGGTGACCGGTGATGGGGCCGGGCATGTCGGAGTTGGGCTGGGCAAGGCCAAGGAAGTGCCGGTAGCGATCGCCAAGGCCAGCGCTACGGCCAAGAAGAACCTGATTAAGGTTGACATGAAAGGCCATACCATCCATCACGAAATGAGAGTCCGTTACGGCGGCGCCGAGGTTTTCATCAAGCCGGCGGCCCCGGGTACCGGTATTATAGCCGGCGGCAGTGTAAGAGCGGTTATGGAAACAGCCGGTATCAAGGATGTTCTGACCAAATCGCTGGGCTCTGCCAATAAGACCAATGTCGCCCGGGCGACCGTTGAAGCCCTGTCCCGGGTCAAGGACCCCCGTGCCGGTCGAGCGCGACGCCACGGCGAGACGGTTCAGGAGGTTTCCAATGGCTAA
- a CDS encoding ribosomal protein L18 (KEGG: deg:DehalGT_0430 ribosomal protein L18~TIGRFAM: ribosomal protein L18~PFAM: ribosomal protein L18P/L5E) yields MAGTDSRYARKLRHIRLRKKLEGTTACPRLCVFRSLEHIYAQVIDDSRGMTLVQASTLDAELKEQANGTKISQAELVGTAIARRAQDAGIKEVVFDRGGFKYHGRVKALAEAARAAGLSF; encoded by the coding sequence ATGGCAGGCACCGATTCACGTTATGCCCGCAAATTGCGGCACATTCGGCTTCGTAAGAAGCTGGAAGGCACCACAGCGTGTCCGCGGCTGTGCGTCTTTCGTTCACTGGAGCATATCTACGCTCAAGTTATCGATGACAGCCGGGGAATGACCCTGGTTCAGGCCTCCACGCTGGACGCTGAACTCAAGGAACAAGCCAACGGTACCAAGATATCTCAAGCTGAACTGGTCGGCACGGCCATCGCCCGGCGCGCCCAGGATGCCGGTATCAAGGAAGTTGTATTCGATCGCGGCGGTTTTAAATATCACGGCCGGGTTAAAGCCCTGGCGGAGGCCGCTCGCGCGGCTGGATTGTCGTTCTAG
- a CDS encoding ribosomal protein L6 (KEGG: bha:BH0149 50S ribosomal protein L6~TIGRFAM: ribosomal protein L6~PFAM: Ribosomal protein L6, alpha-beta domain) — translation MSRIGKLPVALPQGVKVTIADSGVTVSGPKGELKRSFDPVMIIKEEDGKLVVERPSDAPAHRAMHGLTRSLLANMVKGVSDGYEKGLDIVGVGFKAEKAGEKLILRVGYSHVVEIPAVDGVTFTVETPTKLKVSGIDKQKVGQVAAEIRSVRKPDSYKGKGIRYAGEVIKLKPGKAVGKAGK, via the coding sequence ATGTCACGAATTGGGAAATTGCCGGTGGCGTTGCCACAGGGGGTCAAGGTGACCATCGCAGACAGCGGTGTAACCGTGAGCGGACCGAAAGGTGAATTAAAACGCTCCTTTGACCCGGTGATGATAATCAAAGAAGAAGATGGCAAACTGGTGGTTGAAAGGCCTTCCGACGCTCCTGCGCATCGAGCCATGCATGGATTGACACGGTCGCTTCTGGCCAATATGGTCAAAGGCGTCAGTGACGGTTATGAAAAGGGGCTTGATATTGTCGGCGTTGGTTTCAAGGCTGAAAAGGCCGGTGAAAAACTCATTCTTCGGGTGGGTTACTCTCATGTAGTTGAGATTCCGGCGGTCGATGGGGTGACTTTTACCGTCGAGACCCCGACCAAACTCAAGGTTTCAGGTATAGATAAACAAAAAGTCGGTCAGGTCGCCGCTGAAATTCGGAGTGTGCGCAAACCTGATTCGTATAAAGGCAAAGGCATCCGTTACGCTGGTGAGGTTATAAAGCTCAAGCCCGGTAAAGCGGTCGGAAAGGCGGGTAAATAA
- a CDS encoding ribosomal protein S8 (PFAM: ribosomal protein S8~KEGG: deg:DehalGT_0428 ribosomal protein S8), giving the protein MTDPIADMLTRIRNATMAGHEVTLIPESRIKQNIARLLKQEGFISGFEVVGDKPKRQIKIALRYDEKGVPMVNGLERISKPGLRIYVQRGEIPRVYGGLGVAVVSTSRGVMTGYQAWRQGVGGELLLKVW; this is encoded by the coding sequence ATGACTGATCCAATTGCCGATATGCTCACACGGATTCGTAACGCCACTATGGCCGGCCATGAAGTTACTTTGATTCCGGAATCACGGATCAAGCAAAATATTGCCCGGTTACTGAAGCAGGAAGGGTTCATCTCCGGCTTTGAAGTTGTTGGCGACAAGCCCAAGCGACAGATTAAAATCGCTTTGCGGTATGATGAAAAAGGCGTCCCGATGGTTAACGGTCTGGAGCGTATTTCCAAGCCGGGTCTGCGGATATACGTTCAACGGGGCGAAATACCTCGTGTATACGGCGGTCTGGGTGTTGCTGTGGTGTCCACCTCACGCGGTGTGATGACCGGCTACCAGGCCTGGCGGCAGGGAGTCGGCGGCGAATTGCTATTGAAAGTCTGGTAA
- a CDS encoding ribosomal protein S14 (KEGG: deg:DehalGT_0427 ribosomal protein S14~manually curated~PFAM: ribosomal protein S14): MAKTSKIAKSRRTPKYPVQQHNRCLKCGRPRGYMRQFGICRVCFRELALQGNIPGVRKSSW, encoded by the coding sequence ATGGCTAAAACATCTAAAATCGCCAAATCGCGCCGAACGCCGAAATACCCGGTGCAACAGCATAACCGCTGTCTGAAATGCGGGCGGCCGCGGGGTTACATGCGGCAGTTCGGAATCTGTCGCGTATGTTTCCGGGAATTGGCCCTTCAGGGCAATATTCCCGGGGTCAGGAAGTCGAGCTGGTAA